A single Diceros bicornis minor isolate mBicDic1 chromosome 7, mDicBic1.mat.cur, whole genome shotgun sequence DNA region contains:
- the NUMA1 gene encoding nuclear mitotic apparatus protein 1 isoform X3: MTLHAARAAALLSWVNSLRVADPVDAVLQLQDCSVFIKIIDSIHGTDEGQQILQQPVPERLDFVCSFLQKNRKHPSSPECLVSVQKVLEGSELELAKMTMLLLYHSTMSSRSPRDWEQFEYKIQAELAIILKFVLDHEDGLNLNEDLENFLEKAPVPSTCSSTISEELSPPSHQAKREVRFLELQKVASSSGNNFLSGSPASPMGDILQTPQFQMRRLKKQLADERNNRDELELELAENRKLLTEKDAQIAVMQQRIDRLALLNEKQAASPLEPRELEELREKNESLTMRLHETLKQCQDLKTEKSQMDRKINQLSEENGDLSFKLREFASHLQQLQGALNEVTEEHSRATREWVEKQAHLEKELSTALQDKKCLEEKNEILQGKLSQLEEHLARLRENPPGEKGEVLGDVLQLETLKQEAATLAADNTQLQARVEALETERGQREAKLLAERGHFEEEKQHLAGLIAELQGSLSNLSQAKEELEQVSQARGAQLSAQVATLTSELTTLNSTLQQQDQELADLKQQAKKEQAQLAQTLQQQEQASQDLRHQVEELSSSLKQKEKQLEEASKEWEATRRDYGQQLATTAEEREAFLRERDSALQQLEALEKEKATRLEVLQQQLQAASEARDSAQTSVTQAQREKAELSQKVEELHAHVEAARQEQCETQAQVAELKAQLRSEQQKATERERVAKEKGQLQEQVRALEESLKVTKGSLEEEKHRAAETLKEQQRCISKLEAEIQSLVEQHKRERKELEEEKAGRKGLEARLQQLGEAHRAEMEALRRELAEAMASQREAENECEQLAKEVATWRERYEDSQQEEAQYGAMFQEQLMTLKEECEKARQELQEAKDKVAGIEAHSELQIGRQQSELAQLHASLARALQQVQEKEVRAQKLADDLSALQEKMAATSKEVARLEALVRKAGEQQETASRELLKEPPRAGDRESKWLEEQQGRPFCSTQAALQAMEREAEQMGSELERLRAALMESQGQQQEERGQQEREVARLTQERGRAQADLALEKAAKAELEMRLQNALNEQRVEFASLQEALAHALMEKEGRDQELAKLRGQEAAQRTELGELQQTVEQLKKQLAKKEEECQQSLGTTSGEDASGSRVQSEATGKTERKGPELEALRAEVSKLEQQCQEHQEKAYSLERSLESERAEQASALETLRGQLEEKAQELGHLQDTLASSQRELATLRTKAQDHSKAEDEWKAQVARSQQEAERKNSLISSLEEEVSILNRQVLEKEGESKELKRLVIAESEKSQKLEERLRLLQAETASNSARAAERSSALREEVQTLREEAEKQRVASESLRQELASQAERAEELGHELKAWQEKFFQKEQALSALQLEHTSTQALVSELLPAKHLCQQLQAEQAAAEKRHREELEQSKQAAGGLRAELMRAQRELGELVPLRQKVAEQERAAQQLRAEKASYAEQLSMLKKAHGLLAEENRGLGERASLGRQFLEVELDQAREKYGQELAAVRADAETRLAEMQREAQSTARELEVVTAKYEGAKVKVLEERQRFQEERQKLTAQVEQLEVFQREQTKQVEELSKTLADHDQASKAQQQKLKAQGGESQQEAQRLQAQLNELQAQLSQKEQAAEHYKLQMEKAKTHYDAKKQQNQELQEQLRGLEQLQKENKELRAEAERLSRELQQAGLKTKEAEQTCRHLTAQVRSLEAQVAHADQQLRDLGKFQLSTDALKSREPQAKPQLDLSIDSLDLSCEEGTPLTITSKLPRTQPDGTSIPGEPASPISQRLPPKKLDVEDPDSANSSFYSTQSAPASQAGPRATSSTQSLARLGSPDDGNSALLSLPGYRPTTRSSARRSQAGVSSGAPPGRNSFYMGTCQDEPEQLDDWNRIAELQQRNRVCPPHLKTCYPLESRPSLSLATITDEEMKTGDPRETLRRASMQPTQIAEGAGIITRQQRKRVSTEPHQGPGTPESKKATSCFPRPMTPRDRHEGRKQSTTEKKAPPAIIKQADRRQSMAFSILNTPKKLGNSLLRRGTSKKATSKASPTTRSGTRRSPRIATTTASAATAAAIAAATATPRAKGKAKH, from the exons ATGACGCTCCATGCTGCCCGGGCGGCTGCACTCCTCTCTTGG GTGAATAGTTTGCGGGTGGCTGACCCTGTGGATGCCGTGCTGCAGCTGCAGGACTGCAGCGTCTTCATCAAGATCATTGACAGCAT CCACGGCACTGACGAGGGGCAGCAAATCCTGCAGCAGCCGGTGCCAGAGAGACTGGACTTTGTGTGCAGTTTTCTGCAGA AAAACCGAAAACATCCCTCTTCTCCAGAATGCCTTGTGTCAGTGCAGAAGGTGTTAGAGGGGTCAGAGCTGGAACTGGCCAAG ATGACCATGCTGCTTTTATACCACTCCACCATGAGCTCCAGAAGTCCCAGGGACTGGGAACAATTTGAATATAAGATTCAG GCTGAGTTAGCCATCATTCTCAAATTTGTGCTGGACCATGAGGATGGGCTAAACCTGAATGAAGACCTAGAGAACTTCTTAGAGAAAG CTCCTGTCCCTTCCACCTGTTCCAGCACCATCTCTGAAGAGCTCTCCCCACCCAGCCACCAGGCTAAGAGGGAGGTTCGCTTCCTAGAGCTCCAGAAGGTTGCCTCTTCCAGTGGGAACAA CTTCCTCTCAGGTTCTCCAGCCTCCCCTATGGGTGACATCCTGCAGACCCCACAATTCCAGATGAGACGGCTGAAGAAGCAGCTTGCAGATGAGAGAAATAATAGAgatgagctggagctggagttggCTGAGAACCGCAAGCTCCTGACTGAGAAGG ATGCACAGATAGCTGTGATGCAGCAGCGCATTGACCGCCTGGCTCTGCTGAACGAGAAGCAGGCGGCCAGCCCACTGGAGCCCAGGGAGCTTGAGGAGCTGCGAGAGAAGAATGAGAG CCTCACCATGCGGCTCCATGAAACTCTGAAGCAGTGCCAGGACCTGAAGACAGAGAAAAGCCAGATGGATCGCAAAATTAACCAGCTTTCTGAGGAGAATGGGGACCTTTCTTTTAAG CTGCGGGAGTTTGCCAGTCACCTGCAGCAACTACAGGGTGCCCTCAACGAAGTGACAGAGGAGCACAGCAGGGCCACTCGGGAGTGGGTGGAGAAGCAGGCCCATCTCGAGAAGGAGCTCAGCACAGCCCTGCAGGACAAG AAATGCCTTGAAGAGAAGAATGAAATCCTTCAGGGAAAGCTTTCACAGCTGGAAGAACATTTGGCCCGGCTGCGGGAGAACCCACCTGGGGAGAAGGGCGAGGTGCTGGGTGATGTCTTGCAG CTGGAAACTCTGAAGCAGGAAGCAGCCACTCTTGCTGCAGACAACACCCAGCTCCAAGCCAGGGTAGAGGCGCTGGAGACCGAGCGGGGCCAGCGGGAAGCCAAGCTGCTCGCTGAGCGGGGCCACTTTGAAGAAGAAAAGCAGCACCTAGCTGGCCTGATTGCCGAGCTACAGGGCTCCCTGTCCAACCTCAGCCAGGCCAAGGAAGAACTGGAGCAGGTCTCCCAGGCTCGGGGGGCTCAGTTGTCTGCCCAGGTGGCCACATTGACCTCTGAGCTCACCACCCTCAATTCCACGCTCCAGCAGCAGGATCAAGAACTGGCCGACCTGAAGCAGCAGGCCAAAAAGGAGCAGGCCCAGCTAGCACAGACCCTCCAGCAGCAAGAACAGGCCTCCCAGGACCTTCGCCACCAGGTGGAAGAGCTGAGCAGCAGCCTAAAGCAGAAGGAGAAGCAATTGGAGGAAGCCAGCAAGGAGTGGGAGGCAACCAGGCGCGACTATGGCCAGCAACTGGCCACTACTGCTGAGGAGCGGGAGGCCTTCCTAAGGGAGAGGGATTCAGCTCTCCAGCAGCTGGAGGCATTGGAAAAAGAGAAGGCTACCAGGCTAGAGGTCCTGCAGCAGCAACTTCAGGCTGCCAGTGAAGCCCGGGACAGTGCCCAGACCTCAGTGACACAGGCCCAGCGGGAGAAGGCAGAGCTGAGCCAGAAGGTTGAGGAACTCCATGCCCATGTTGAGGCCGCCCGCCAGGAGCAGTGTGAAACCCAGGCCCAGGTGGCAGAGCTAAAGGCCCAGCTGAGGTCTGAGCAGCAAAAAGCAACCGAGAGAGAAAGGGTAGCCAAGGAGAAGGGCCAGCTCCAGGAGCAGGTCCGGGCCCTTGAGGAGTCCTTGAAGGTCACCAAGGGCAGCCTTGAAGAGGAGAAGCATAGGGCTGCAGAAACCCTGAAAGAGCAGCAACGTTGTATCTCCAAGCTGGAGGCAGAGATCCAGAGCCTGGTGGAGCAGCATAAGCGGGAACGGAAGGAGCTGGAAGAAGAGAAGGCTGGGCGCAAGGGGCTGGAGGCCCGATTACAGCAGCTTGGGGAGGCCCATCGGGCTGAGATGGAAGCCCTGCGGCGGGAGCTGGCAGAGGCCATGGCCTCCCAGCGCGAGGCTGAGAATGAGTGTGAGCAGCTTGCCAAGGAGGTGGCCACCTGGCGTGAGCGGTATGAGGATAGCCAGCAAGAGGAGGCACAGTATGGTGCCATGTTCCAGGAACAGCTGATGACCCTGAAGGAGGAATGTGAGAAGGCCCGCCAAGAGCTGCAGGAGGCAAAGGATAAGGTGGCAGGGATAGAGGCCCACAGCGAGCTCCAGATAGGCCGGCAGCAGAGTGAGCTAGCTCAGCTCCATGCCAGCCTAGCCAGAGCCCTTCAGCAGGTCCAGGAGAAGGAGGTCAGGGCCCAGAAGCTTGCAGATGACCTCTCCGCTCTGCAGGAGAAGATGGCTGCTACCAGCAAGGAGGTGGCCCGCCTGGAGGCCTTAGTGCGCAAGGCAGGTGAGCAGCAGGAAACAGCCTCCCGTGAGCTACTCAAGGAGCCCCCGAGGGCAGGAGACAGAGAGTCCAAGTGGCTGGAAGAGCAGCAGGGACGCCCATTCTGCAGCACGCAGGCCGCACTGCAGGCCATGGAGCGTGAGGCAGAGCAAATGGGCAGTGAGCTGGAGCGGCTGCGGGCTGCGCTGATGGAGAGCCAGGGACAGCAGCAGGAGGAGCGAGGGCAGCAGGAGAGGGAGGTGGCGCGGCTGACCCAGGAGCGGGGCCGGGCCCAAGCTGATCTTGCCCTGGAGAAGGCCGCCAAGGCAGAGCTTGAGATGCGGCTACAGAATGCCCTCAATGAGCAGCGTGTGGAATTTGCTAGCCTGCAAGAGGCACTAGCCCATGCCCTgatggaaaaggaagggagagaccaGGAGTTGGCCAAGCttcgtgggcaggaggcagcccAGAGAACAGAGCTGGGGGAGCTTCAGCAAACCGTGGAGCAACTGAAGAAACAGCTGgccaagaaagaggaggagtgCCAGCAGTCTCTAGGGACGACCAGTGGAGAAGACGCTTCTGGGTCAAGAGTGCAGTCTGAGGCTACTGGAAAGACCGAGCGAAAAGGCCCTGAGCTGGAAGCTCTGCGGGCAGAGGTTAGCAAGCTGGAGCAGCAGTGCCAGGAGCATCAGGAGAAGGCCTACAGTCTGGAGCGCAGCCTAGAGTCTGAGCGCGCCGAGCAGGCCAGTGCTTTGGAGACTTTGCGGGGCCAGTTAGAGGAGAAGgcccaggagctggggcaccttCAGGACACCTTAGCTTCATCCCAAAGGGAGCTGGCCACCCTCCGCACCAAGGCCCAAGATCATAGCAAGGCTGAGGATGAGTGGAAGGCCCAGGTGGCTCGCAGCCAGCAGGAGGCTGAGCGAAAAAACAGCCTCATCAGTAGCTTGGAGGAGGAGGTGTCCATCCTGAACCGCCAGGTCCTAGAGAAGGAGGGTGAGAGCAAGGAGTTGAAGCGGCTGGTTATAGCTGAGTCAGAGAagagccagaagctggaagagaggcTGCGCCTGCTCCAGGCAGAGACAGCCAGCAACAGCGCCAGAGCTGCGGAACGCAGTTCCGCTCTGCGGGAGGAGGTCCAGACCCTCCGGGAAGAGGCGGAGAAACAGCGGGTGGCTTCAGAGAGCCTGCGGCAGGAGCTGGCCTCGCAGGCAGAGCGAGCGGAGGAGCTGGGCCACGAATTAAAGGCATGgcaggagaagttcttccagaagGAGCAGGCCCTCTCTGCCCTGCAGCTCGAGCACACCAGCACACAGGCCCTGGTGAGCGAGTTGCTGCCTGCTAAGCACCTGTGCCAGCAGCTGCAGGCCGAGCAGGCAGCTGCTGAGAAACGCCATCGTGAGGAGCTGGAGCAAAGCAAGCAGGCAGCTGGTGGGCTGAGGGCAGAGCTGATGCGGGCCCAGCGGGAGCTGGGGGAGCTGGTGCCCCTGCGGCAGAAGGTAGCAGAGCAAGAGCGAGCAGCCCAGCAGCTGCGGGCAGAGAAGGCCAGCTACGCGGAGCAGCTGAGCATGCTGAAGAAGGCTCATGGCCTGCTGGCAGAGGAGAACCGGGGGCTGGGTGAGAGGGCCAGCCTCGGCCGGCAGTTTCTGGAAGTGGAGCTGGACCAGGCCCGGGAGAAGTATGGCCAAGAGCTGGCAGCTGTGCGTGCTGATGCTGAGACCCGTCTGGCTGAGATGCAGCGGGAAGCACAGAGCACTGCCCGGGAGCTGGAGGTGGTGACTGCCAAGTACGAGGGTGCCAAGGTGAAGGTCCTGGAGGAGAGGCAGCGGTTCCAGGAGGAGAGACAGAAACTAACTGCCCAG GTGGAGCAGCTAGAGGTATTTCAGAGAGAGCAAACTAAGCAG gTGGAAGAACTGAGTAAGACGTTAGCTGACCATGACCAAGCCAGCAAGGCGCAGCAGCAGAAACTGAAG gcccagggaggtgagAGCCAGCAAGAGGCCCAACGCCTCCAGGCCCAGCTGAATGAGCTGCAGGCTCAGTTGAGCCAGAAGGAGCAGGCAGCTGAGCACTACAAGCTGCAG atggagaaagccaagacCCATTATGATGCCAAGAAGCAGCAGAACCAAGAGCTTCAGGAGCAGCTGCGGGGCCTGGAGCAGCTGCAGAAGGAAAACAAGGAGCTGCGGGCTGAAGCCGAACGGTTGAGCCGTGAGCTGCAGCAAGCCGGGCTGAAGACCAAGGAGGCTGAACAGACCTGCCGCCACCTTACTGCCCAGGTGCGCAGCCTGGAAGCACAG GTTGCCCATGCTGACCAGCAGCTTCGAGACCTAGGCAAGTTCCAGCTGTCGACTGACGCCTTAAAGAGCCGGGAGCCCCAGGCTAAGCCTCAGCTGGACTTGAGTATTGACAGCCTGGATCTGAGCTGCGAGGAGGGGACCCCACTCACTATCACCAG CAAGCTGCCTCGTACCCAGCCAGATGGCACCAGCATCCCTGGAGAGCCAGCCTCACCCATCTCCCAGCGCCTGCCCCCCAAG AAGCTAGATGTGGAGGATCCAGACAGCGCCAACTCATCCTTCTATAGCACGCAGTCTGCCCCTGCTTCCCAGGCTGGCCCACGAGCCACCTCCTCTACCCAGTCTCTAGCTCGCCTGGGCTCTCCTGACGATGGCAACTCAGCTCTGCTCAGCCTGCCTGGCTACCGGCCCACCACTCGCAGTTCTGCTCGTCGCTCCCAGGCCGGGGTGTCCAGTGGGGCCCCTCCAG GAAGGAACAGCTTCTACATGGGCACTTGCCAGGATGAGCCCGAGCAGCTGGACGACTGGAACCGCATTGCAGAGTTGCAGCAGCGCAATCGAGTCTGCCCTCCGCACCTGAAGACCTGCTATCCCCTGGAGTCCAGG CCTTCCCTGAGCCTGGCTACCATCACAGACGAGGAGATGAAAACCGGTGACCCCCGGGAAACCCTGCGCCGAGCCAGCATGCAGCCAACCCAGATAGCTGAGGGTGCTGGCATCATCACCCGGCAGCAGCGCAAACGGGTCTCCACAGAGCCCCACCAGGGCCCTGGCACCCCCGAG TCCAAGAAGGCCACTAGCTGTTTCCCACGCCCTATGACTCCCCGGGACCGACATGAAGGGCGCAAACAGAGCACTACCGAGAAGAAAGCACCTCCAGCTATCATTAAACAG GCTGACCGCCGCCAGTCAATGGCCTTCAGCATCCTCAACACACCTAAGAAGCTTGGGAATAGCCTTCTGCGGAGGGGAACCTCAAAGAAAGCCACATCCAAGGCCTCCCCGACGACCCGCAGTGGAACCCGCCGCTCTCCTCGCATTGCCACCACCACAGCCAGCGCCGCCACTGCTGCTGCCATTGCTGCCGCCACTGCCACCCCTCGGGCCAAGGGCAAG GCAAAGCACTAA